One genomic segment of Candidatus Krumholzibacteriia bacterium includes these proteins:
- a CDS encoding AtpZ/AtpI family protein: MSREDFESSVGRKIARRLRVLREGRDSHWHWVGTFGLIGWSIVIPTVIGIALGGVADRAWDDDVSWTLTGLLVGLVLGCISAWYWIKQETGRK; this comes from the coding sequence ATGAGCCGCGAAGACTTCGAATCGTCCGTCGGCCGCAAGATCGCGCGGCGTCTCCGGGTGCTGCGCGAGGGGCGCGACAGCCACTGGCACTGGGTCGGGACCTTCGGACTGATCGGATGGTCGATCGTGATCCCCACCGTGATCGGCATCGCGCTCGGAGGTGTCGCCGACCGCGCCTGGGACGACGACGTGTCCTGGACCCTGACCGGCCTGTTGGTCGGCCTGGTCCTCGGATGCATCAGTGCCTGGTACTGGATCAAGCAGGAAACCGGAAGGAAGTGA
- a CDS encoding F0F1 ATP synthase subunit A translates to MDITQITPDETVFWQWNFVRINTTLVSAWAVMALLVVLSWWATRNLSSGHRISRTQAFLETAVSFVSDQIREAAPTPSRPLTIFVGTLFLFAATANLLTIVPGYVPTTASLSTTAALALLVFVAVPVFGIAHQGVGDYLRRYVRPTPVMFPFHVIGELSRTLALAVRLFGNVMSGTKIVAILLAITPLFFPIVMRVLGLITGLIQAYILAVLALVYISSGMRVTQVGTSDSGAAGKASGKENHDE, encoded by the coding sequence ATGGACATCACGCAGATCACGCCCGACGAGACGGTGTTCTGGCAGTGGAACTTCGTGCGCATCAACACGACGTTGGTCAGCGCGTGGGCGGTCATGGCCCTGCTCGTGGTCCTGTCGTGGTGGGCGACCCGCAACCTCTCGAGCGGGCACAGGATCTCGCGGACACAGGCCTTCCTCGAGACGGCGGTGTCCTTCGTCTCCGACCAGATCCGCGAGGCGGCGCCGACCCCCTCGCGGCCGCTCACGATCTTCGTCGGGACCCTGTTCCTGTTCGCTGCCACGGCGAACCTCCTGACCATCGTCCCCGGCTACGTGCCAACCACGGCCTCGCTGTCGACGACGGCCGCCCTGGCCCTGCTCGTGTTCGTGGCCGTGCCGGTGTTCGGAATCGCCCACCAGGGAGTCGGCGACTACCTGCGGCGCTACGTCCGCCCGACGCCGGTCATGTTTCCCTTCCACGTGATCGGCGAACTCTCGCGCACCCTCGCGCTCGCGGTGCGCCTCTTCGGCAACGTGATGAGCGGCACGAAGATCGTCGCGATCCTGCTGGCCATCACGCCGCTCTTCTTCCCGATCGTCATGCGGGTGCTCGGACTGATCACGGGCCTGATCCAGGCCTACATCCTGGCCGTGCTCGCCCTGGTCTACATCTCGTCCGGAATGCGGGTCACGCAGGTCGGCACGAGCGATTCCGGCGCCGCCGGGAAGGCTTCAGGCAAGGAGAACCACGATGAATGA
- a CDS encoding ATP synthase subunit I, translating to MSHLALVIGGSLLAGFAVGRVFFDGLHWTVDRLQGARHPVRLLAASAALRFGLVAAVTVALARWDPVAAPIALMGFVLARVMAVSRVKREPARLRARSSPRGR from the coding sequence ATGAGTCATCTCGCTCTCGTCATCGGCGGCTCGTTGCTCGCGGGATTCGCCGTCGGCCGCGTCTTCTTCGACGGACTGCACTGGACCGTCGACCGTCTGCAGGGGGCTCGGCATCCGGTCCGGCTCCTCGCCGCCAGTGCCGCCCTGCGCTTCGGACTGGTGGCGGCCGTCACCGTCGCGCTGGCACGCTGGGATCCCGTCGCGGCGCCCATCGCGTTGATGGGCTTCGTCCTGGCTCGGGTCATGGCCGTGTCCCGTGTGAAGCGCGAGCCGGCCCGTCTGCGCGCCCGGTCGTCGCCCCGAGGTCGGTGA
- a CDS encoding F0F1 ATP synthase subunit epsilon yields MRLRIVVPTGTEIDDDVDYVEAEGRHGSFGVYPRHVDFAAALVPGILTYVPSARPREQEVVAIDRGIMVKRGDDVSVSVWRAVQGKLEELEQVVAEQMLDVSEREERARGALERMQSDFVRRFVDLEHER; encoded by the coding sequence ATGAGACTCCGGATCGTGGTGCCGACGGGAACCGAGATCGACGACGACGTCGACTACGTGGAGGCCGAGGGCCGGCACGGATCCTTCGGGGTCTACCCCCGGCACGTGGACTTCGCGGCGGCTCTCGTGCCCGGCATCCTGACCTACGTACCCTCCGCACGCCCCCGCGAACAGGAGGTCGTGGCGATCGATCGCGGGATCATGGTCAAGCGCGGGGACGACGTGTCGGTCAGCGTGTGGCGCGCCGTGCAGGGGAAGCTCGAGGAACTCGAGCAGGTGGTGGCCGAGCAGATGCTCGACGTCTCCGAACGCGAGGAGAGGGCCCGGGGCGCGCTCGAACGCATGCAGTCGGACTTCGTGCGTCGCTTCGTGGACCTCGAGCACGAGCGATGA
- a CDS encoding F0F1 ATP synthase subunit delta has translation MLIDWFTVAAQAVNFLVLVLLLRWLLWDRIVNAMDERRRRIRKEYDEAEEHRERAEQAEQEKERLEREIREERERLLREAREEADEERRRRTERAREEVEERRREWEAGLRSQQEEFVEEMRRELGRATLDVSRRLLERIADEELERRIVARFCDEAAAMSDEDRGRLTGDDQSPSLEVTSHWELDAEQREEITSALEEALGRKPSLDFDTRDGVICGLRIEGHDHVLDFSLDRELERVARRVQKRLHQPSADPDEGDTDDENENGEDAA, from the coding sequence GTGCTGATCGATTGGTTCACCGTCGCGGCCCAGGCCGTGAACTTCCTCGTGCTGGTGCTCCTGCTGCGCTGGTTGTTGTGGGACCGCATCGTGAACGCCATGGACGAGCGGCGACGCCGGATCCGGAAGGAGTACGACGAAGCCGAGGAGCACCGGGAACGCGCCGAGCAGGCGGAGCAGGAGAAGGAGCGCCTCGAACGCGAGATCCGCGAGGAGCGCGAGCGCCTGCTGCGCGAGGCCCGCGAGGAGGCCGACGAGGAACGGCGGCGGCGCACCGAGCGCGCCCGGGAGGAGGTCGAGGAGCGACGCCGCGAATGGGAGGCCGGACTGCGCTCGCAGCAGGAGGAATTCGTCGAGGAGATGCGCCGCGAACTCGGTCGGGCCACGCTCGACGTCTCCCGCCGGCTCCTCGAACGGATCGCCGACGAGGAACTCGAACGACGCATCGTCGCGCGGTTCTGCGACGAGGCCGCCGCGATGTCCGACGAGGATCGCGGGCGGTTGACCGGCGACGACCAGAGCCCCTCTCTCGAGGTCACCAGCCACTGGGAGCTCGACGCCGAGCAGCGCGAGGAGATCACATCGGCGTTGGAGGAAGCACTCGGGCGCAAGCCTTCGCTCGACTTCGACACCCGCGACGGCGTGATCTGCGGTCTGCGGATCGAGGGCCACGACCACGTGCTCGACTTCAGTCTCGACCGCGAACTCGAGCGGGTGGCCCGTCGCGTCCAGAAGCGTCTGCACCAACCCTCGGCCGACCCCGACGAGGGCGACACGGACGACGAAAACGAGAACGGGGAGGACGCGGCATGA
- a CDS encoding F0F1 ATP synthase subunit C, whose amino-acid sequence MNDTTLVALVSTVTAGLTIAIGSIGPALGEGRALAEALRSMAQQPDEAGAINRTLFVGLAMIESTAIYCLVVSLILIFANPFWGHVTGS is encoded by the coding sequence ATGAATGACACCACGCTCGTCGCTCTCGTCTCGACCGTGACGGCGGGGCTGACCATCGCCATCGGCTCGATCGGACCGGCCCTGGGCGAGGGCCGCGCTCTCGCCGAGGCCCTGCGGTCGATGGCCCAGCAGCCCGACGAGGCCGGGGCCATCAACCGCACGCTGTTCGTCGGCCTGGCCATGATCGAATCGACCGCGATCTACTGCCTGGTCGTGTCGCTGATCCTGATCTTCGCGAATCCCTTCTGGGGCCATGTCACCGGAAGCTGA